A portion of the Rhinolophus sinicus isolate RSC01 linkage group LG16, ASM3656204v1, whole genome shotgun sequence genome contains these proteins:
- the KCNJ1 gene encoding ATP-sensitive inward rectifier potassium channel 1 isoform X3, which produces MFKHLRKWFVTRFFGHSRRRARLVSKDGRCNIEFGNVGAQSRFIFFVDIWTTVLDLKWRYKMTIFITAFLGSWFLFGLLWYAVAYIHKDLPEFHPSVNHTPCVENINGLTSAFLFSLETQVTIGYGFRCVTEQCGTAIFLLIFQSILGVIINSFMCGAILAKISRPKKRAKTITFSKNAVISKRGGKLCLLIRVANLRKSLLIGSHIYGKLLKTTVTPEGETIILDQININFVVDAGNENLFFISPLTIYHVIDHSSPFFHMAAETLSQQDFELVVFLDGTVESTSATCQVRTSYVPEEVLWGYRFAPIVSKTKEGKYRVDFHNFSKTVEVDTPHCAMCLYNERDARAKMKRGYDNPNFILSEVNETDDTKM; this is translated from the coding sequence ATGTTCAAACATCTTCGGAAATGGTTCGTCACTCGCTTTTTTGGGCATTCTCGGCGAAGAGCAAGGCTGGTCTCCAAAGATGGAAGGTGCAACATAGAATTTGGCAATGTGGGGGCACAGTCGAGGTTTATATTCTTTGTGGACATTTGGACAACTGTGCTTGATCTCAAATGGAGATACAAGATGACCATCTTCATCACAGCCTTCTTGGGGAGTTGGTTCCTCTTTGGTCTCCTGTGGTACGCTGTAGCCTACATTCACAAAGATCTCCCTGAGTTCCATCCTTCTGTCAACCACACCCCTTGTGTGGAGAACATTAATGGCTTGACctcagcttttctgttttctctggaaaCACAAGTGACCATTGGATATGGATTCAGGTGTGTGACAGAACAATGTGGCACTGCCATTTTTCTGCTTATCTTCCAGTCTATACTTGGAGTCATTATCAATTCTTTCATGTGTGGTGCCATTTTAGCCAAGATCTCCAGACCCAAAAAACGTGCGAAGACCATTACATTCAGCAAGAATGCAGTGATCAGTAAGCGGGGTGGGAAGCTTTGTCTCCTAATCCGAGTGGCTAATCTTAGGAAGAGCCTCCTTATTGGCAGTCACATATATGGAAAGCTTCTAAAGACCACAGTCACTCCCGAAGGAGAGACCATTATTTTGGACCAGATCAATATCAACTTTGTAGTTGATGCTGGGAATGAAAATTTATTCTTCATCTCCCCACTGACAATTTACCATGTTATTGATCACAGTAGCCCCTTCTTCCACATGGCAGCAGAAACCCTTTCCCAGCAGGACTTTGAATTAGTGGTGTTTTTAGATGGCACAGTGGAATCAACGAGTGCTACCTGCCAAGTTCGAACATCCTATGTCCCAGAAGAGGTGCTTTGGGGCTACCGTTTTGCTCCCATAGTATCCAAGACCAAGGAAGGGAAATACCGAGTAGATTTCCATAACTTTAGTAAGACAGTGGAAGTGGATACCCCTCACTGTGCCATGTGCCTTTACAATGAGAGAGATGCTAGAGCCAAGATGAAGAGAGGCTATGACAACCCCAACTTCATCTTGTCAGAAGTCAACGAGACAGATGACACAAAAATGTAA
- the KCNJ1 gene encoding ATP-sensitive inward rectifier potassium channel 1 isoform X1: MDASGRNVFRMLIKVVTERMFKHLRKWFVTRFFGHSRRRARLVSKDGRCNIEFGNVGAQSRFIFFVDIWTTVLDLKWRYKMTIFITAFLGSWFLFGLLWYAVAYIHKDLPEFHPSVNHTPCVENINGLTSAFLFSLETQVTIGYGFRCVTEQCGTAIFLLIFQSILGVIINSFMCGAILAKISRPKKRAKTITFSKNAVISKRGGKLCLLIRVANLRKSLLIGSHIYGKLLKTTVTPEGETIILDQININFVVDAGNENLFFISPLTIYHVIDHSSPFFHMAAETLSQQDFELVVFLDGTVESTSATCQVRTSYVPEEVLWGYRFAPIVSKTKEGKYRVDFHNFSKTVEVDTPHCAMCLYNERDARAKMKRGYDNPNFILSEVNETDDTKM, from the exons ATGGATGCTTCAGGTCGGAATGTTTTTAGGATGTTG ATCAAGGTGGTGACAGAAAGAATGTTCAAACATCTTCGGAAATGGTTCGTCACTCGCTTTTTTGGGCATTCTCGGCGAAGAGCAAGGCTGGTCTCCAAAGATGGAAGGTGCAACATAGAATTTGGCAATGTGGGGGCACAGTCGAGGTTTATATTCTTTGTGGACATTTGGACAACTGTGCTTGATCTCAAATGGAGATACAAGATGACCATCTTCATCACAGCCTTCTTGGGGAGTTGGTTCCTCTTTGGTCTCCTGTGGTACGCTGTAGCCTACATTCACAAAGATCTCCCTGAGTTCCATCCTTCTGTCAACCACACCCCTTGTGTGGAGAACATTAATGGCTTGACctcagcttttctgttttctctggaaaCACAAGTGACCATTGGATATGGATTCAGGTGTGTGACAGAACAATGTGGCACTGCCATTTTTCTGCTTATCTTCCAGTCTATACTTGGAGTCATTATCAATTCTTTCATGTGTGGTGCCATTTTAGCCAAGATCTCCAGACCCAAAAAACGTGCGAAGACCATTACATTCAGCAAGAATGCAGTGATCAGTAAGCGGGGTGGGAAGCTTTGTCTCCTAATCCGAGTGGCTAATCTTAGGAAGAGCCTCCTTATTGGCAGTCACATATATGGAAAGCTTCTAAAGACCACAGTCACTCCCGAAGGAGAGACCATTATTTTGGACCAGATCAATATCAACTTTGTAGTTGATGCTGGGAATGAAAATTTATTCTTCATCTCCCCACTGACAATTTACCATGTTATTGATCACAGTAGCCCCTTCTTCCACATGGCAGCAGAAACCCTTTCCCAGCAGGACTTTGAATTAGTGGTGTTTTTAGATGGCACAGTGGAATCAACGAGTGCTACCTGCCAAGTTCGAACATCCTATGTCCCAGAAGAGGTGCTTTGGGGCTACCGTTTTGCTCCCATAGTATCCAAGACCAAGGAAGGGAAATACCGAGTAGATTTCCATAACTTTAGTAAGACAGTGGAAGTGGATACCCCTCACTGTGCCATGTGCCTTTACAATGAGAGAGATGCTAGAGCCAAGATGAAGAGAGGCTATGACAACCCCAACTTCATCTTGTCAGAAGTCAACGAGACAGATGACACAAAAATGTAA
- the KCNJ1 gene encoding ATP-sensitive inward rectifier potassium channel 1 isoform X2: MLIQIKVVTERMFKHLRKWFVTRFFGHSRRRARLVSKDGRCNIEFGNVGAQSRFIFFVDIWTTVLDLKWRYKMTIFITAFLGSWFLFGLLWYAVAYIHKDLPEFHPSVNHTPCVENINGLTSAFLFSLETQVTIGYGFRCVTEQCGTAIFLLIFQSILGVIINSFMCGAILAKISRPKKRAKTITFSKNAVISKRGGKLCLLIRVANLRKSLLIGSHIYGKLLKTTVTPEGETIILDQININFVVDAGNENLFFISPLTIYHVIDHSSPFFHMAAETLSQQDFELVVFLDGTVESTSATCQVRTSYVPEEVLWGYRFAPIVSKTKEGKYRVDFHNFSKTVEVDTPHCAMCLYNERDARAKMKRGYDNPNFILSEVNETDDTKM, encoded by the exons ATGTTAATCCAG ATCAAGGTGGTGACAGAAAGAATGTTCAAACATCTTCGGAAATGGTTCGTCACTCGCTTTTTTGGGCATTCTCGGCGAAGAGCAAGGCTGGTCTCCAAAGATGGAAGGTGCAACATAGAATTTGGCAATGTGGGGGCACAGTCGAGGTTTATATTCTTTGTGGACATTTGGACAACTGTGCTTGATCTCAAATGGAGATACAAGATGACCATCTTCATCACAGCCTTCTTGGGGAGTTGGTTCCTCTTTGGTCTCCTGTGGTACGCTGTAGCCTACATTCACAAAGATCTCCCTGAGTTCCATCCTTCTGTCAACCACACCCCTTGTGTGGAGAACATTAATGGCTTGACctcagcttttctgttttctctggaaaCACAAGTGACCATTGGATATGGATTCAGGTGTGTGACAGAACAATGTGGCACTGCCATTTTTCTGCTTATCTTCCAGTCTATACTTGGAGTCATTATCAATTCTTTCATGTGTGGTGCCATTTTAGCCAAGATCTCCAGACCCAAAAAACGTGCGAAGACCATTACATTCAGCAAGAATGCAGTGATCAGTAAGCGGGGTGGGAAGCTTTGTCTCCTAATCCGAGTGGCTAATCTTAGGAAGAGCCTCCTTATTGGCAGTCACATATATGGAAAGCTTCTAAAGACCACAGTCACTCCCGAAGGAGAGACCATTATTTTGGACCAGATCAATATCAACTTTGTAGTTGATGCTGGGAATGAAAATTTATTCTTCATCTCCCCACTGACAATTTACCATGTTATTGATCACAGTAGCCCCTTCTTCCACATGGCAGCAGAAACCCTTTCCCAGCAGGACTTTGAATTAGTGGTGTTTTTAGATGGCACAGTGGAATCAACGAGTGCTACCTGCCAAGTTCGAACATCCTATGTCCCAGAAGAGGTGCTTTGGGGCTACCGTTTTGCTCCCATAGTATCCAAGACCAAGGAAGGGAAATACCGAGTAGATTTCCATAACTTTAGTAAGACAGTGGAAGTGGATACCCCTCACTGTGCCATGTGCCTTTACAATGAGAGAGATGCTAGAGCCAAGATGAAGAGAGGCTATGACAACCCCAACTTCATCTTGTCAGAAGTCAACGAGACAGATGACACAAAAATGTAA